The window TGTTTCGTCGACGTGGCTGAGTTTCCCAGCGATAGCGCTAATCAATTCGATTTCCTTGGTGAGCTTGAGTACCTGAGGCACGGCACGGCTTGCCCAAGAATCTAGTGGATTAAAATCTATCTCGCCAGCCAGTGGGTCTCGCCACGAGGCAGCCTGTCCCTAATTGAATTAACGCAGCTTTGAAACGCCTGCACGCGGGCATTTTAGTCTACTCGTCCTCACCCTGAAGAACACGCTAATGTCACCTGATCTGAAATGCCGGATTGCCGAACTCGATTCCCGCTTGATCAAATTGGTCAAGCCAATTCGTGTCCTCCAATTCCTGAATTGGCCGGATTCGATTGAAGAGACCTTTCTCGAAGGTTGGCGGATGGGACATCCGACGTTGCCCGTTGTGGACTTCCGTGTACCAGAGTGGGGCAATGAAATTGCAGCGTTGGACGATTTCGTGGCGAAATGTGACGATGACGATCCCATCATGCAGTTTTTACAGCGGACGGCATGGAGCTATGCCGAGGCAGGACGCATGCTCATGGCAGCGGGAACGCCAGAATTTGCGGAGCGGTCGATTCATTTGTACGGGCGGCCCGACGACGCGTATGCCACGCAGTCATTCACAGGTGTTGACGCGGCGACGTTTCTGCTGGAGAAGACCGATCATCTTCTCCGAGGTGCCAGTATCGAGCCCACTGACGCGAATTTGACTGCCGAACAGTTTGCTGGACGACTGCAACAGGCCATCGATGCCTATTTCGTCGACGATGCGATCGATGTCGTCGTCGACAACGAGCTGTCGTCGAAGGCGATTGCCGGAACTACAAGAATTCGCATACGGGGTTCCGCAGTATTTTCAGACCTTGATTTCGACCAACTCTATCATCATGAGGCACTCGTTCACGTGGCGACGGCAATCAATGGTCGCCGACAAACCAACCTCCGGAGCTTGGGACTGGGAGCCCCTCGGACGACGCGGACTCAGGAGGGGATCGCGGTTTTCGCAGAACTAGCCACGCGGGCGTCTGACATTAAGCGACACGATCACACTAGGCCCCTACTTCGATTCGGGGTTTCTTCAGCGCCCCCGCTATGTTCCGCCCTGGGCACGTGACGTTGGCAGGCTTGCCGCGTCGCTGGCATACTCGTCCTTCATGATGAACGTCGACTTGAAGCTGGTCACCCTGCCAGGGTTCGTGGCGGCGGCAGCGCGGTCAGAGATGTAGCCCCACATTCCTCGTTCAGCCGGCGCGGCCGTGGACGACGCACCCACCGATGGAGCACAGCGACATTCACGCTCCAGCCAGCGCCGCTGCGGCGGCAGTTTCCGCTATCCTATTGAACATGTCTGATACCAGCGATCTCACGACCGATTCCCCCGCGGCGGGACCACCAGGCGTTTCTGCCGGCCGGGCTGAGCCGTTGTTGTCTCCAGCACTTTTGCACCGACTCGAACGGCTCGAGCTCGTGTCGCGAAAAATTTTCCGCGGAAGGATGAAGGGAGAGCGGATCAGTCGGCGAAAGGGGCAGAGCGTCGAGTTTGCCGATTTTCGCAACTACGTGCCTGGCGACGACCTGCGACTGATTGATTGGAATCTGTATGCGAGATTGGACCAGTTGTTCCTCAAGCTGTTCCAGGAAGAGGAGGACTTACATTTTTATGCACTCGTTGACACCAGCGCATCGATGAATTTCGGTACCCCGAATAAGCTACGCGTGGCTAAGCAGCTCGCCGCCGCGCTCGGGTACATTGGTCTGTGCCGCGGTGATCGCGTTTGCGTCCAGGCTTTGGGTGGGGCGGGCAGGTCCGCCCCCGTTGTCCGGTCTCGCAGTGGTTTGTGGAAAATGCTGCAGTATCTCGATGGTCTCGTGCCTGCACCGGCTCATGATCCGTCGGCCAATACATCACTCCATGATGGCGTCAAGGATTTTGTGCTCCGGGGGGTGTCGACAGGGGTGGTGGTGCTGATTACAGATTTGATGGACAAGGCGGGTTACGAATCTGCCCTGCGGATGCTCATCGGTCGACAGATGGATGTATTTGTGCTGCAGGTGTTATCGCAAGAGGAGCTCGATCCTCCGGTACGGGGTGATCGACGCTTGATCGACGCCGAAGACGGTGAAGCCGCTGAGATCACCGTCAATCAATACGTGATCGATAAATATCACGAAACACTTCAGGCATTCCTGCACGACGCTCGGCAGTATTGTGCGCAGCGGTCGATCATGCATGTCTTGGTACCGACCGACACGCCCGTTGAAACGGTGATGACACGATATCTCCGTTCCCGGGGAGTTGTCCGATGATCGCGGTACCCCGTGCTCTCGCCGCTCTGAGTTGGATTCCTGCCCTGACGGGTGTGTGGCCATGGGCGCTGCTGGCGGCCGTCCCGATCGGCATCATCTTGATGTACTTTCTGAAACTGCGGCGGGAACCTATCGAGGTCCCGAGTACCTATTTGTGGTCTCGGACCATTGAAGATCTGCACGTCAATAGTTTATTGCAGCGACTTCGCAACAGCATCCTGTTGTTGCTTCAATTGTTGGCCGTGTTGTTGGCGGCAGCGGCGTTGTTTCGTCCAGGCGTCCGCGGTCAAACCAGTTCACTCGGCCGGATTGTGTTCTTGCTTGATACGTCGGCGAGCATGCAGGCGCCTGCGGCAGATGCCGACAATGGGCATTCCGAAACTCGATTTGAGCAAGCCCGCAGACGCATCGGTGAACGGGTCGAGTCGATGCAGGATCACGAATCGGCGATGTTGATCACGTTCAGCGACCGAGCCGAAGTCATGCAGGGGTTCACGTCTGATCGCGGCCGCCTTCGTGATGCCCTTGCTCGATGCCAGGTGACCAATCGACCGACTGATATTCTCGCCGCACTTCGCGCTGCCGATGGGCTCGCCAATGCGCGGCGGGTTTCCAACACGGATGGCTCGGATGGCTCGGATGGCTCGGATGGCTCGGATGGCGAGTCGGGGGCCGACGCGATCCCTGCGGAGTTGCAGCTTTACAGCGATGGCAATTTTGCTGCGACGCTCGACATTGATCTCGGTAACTTGCAGCCGGTGTATCACGCGATCGGGTCGGAGCAGACTAAAAATCTTGCTATCACCTCGTTTTCCGCTACACGAAACTTGCAAGACCCGACACAGGTCGAAGCCTTTGCCACGGTCGTCAACACCGGTGGTGAGGCCGTGGCGACTGAGGCGTCCTTGTTTCTCGAAGGTCGGCTCGTCGATGCTACTGAGATATCACTCGCACCCGGGGAACAGAGCGGCATGTCCTTCACCGTCGAAGCGGCAGACGCGATCCGGTTGCGTTTCAGTATCAATGTCGACGATGACCTCTCTCTGGACAACACTGCCTACGCCGCCCTCACTCCGGCGGGTCTCGTTTCGGTCCTGGTTGTTACCGCAGGAAATCGTCCTTTGGAGCTGGGGCTGACGACCGACAAAGCGAAACGAATTGCCAGTTGCGAATTCGTTACTCCTGATTATCTGACGAGCGATGCATATGCAAAACGTGCTACCACCGGTCGCGACGATTTGATGATCTTCGATCGCTGCAAACCGCCGAAGTTGCCAGCCACCCATACGTTCACAATCGGCGAACTGCCCAGTGAGGATTGGAAATGGACAACTCCGACGGGCGGTCTGACACTAATCGATATCGATCGCGGCCACCCCATATTGCGTTACTTGGAAATGTATTCGCTACTAGTATTTTCGGGGCGTGGGATCGAGGGCCCTGAAGGCACGTCGACGTTGGTCGAATCTGATCTTGGCACGGTCATGGCAGTCGCACCACGTGGGGGCTACCGCGACCTCGTCCTAGGCTTTGCGATGGTCGACGAAGATGCCGACGGTGTCCCGCAAGCGAACACGAACTGGTATGCCGAGCGATCCTGGCCCGTCTTTCTACTGAACGTGTTACGGTATCTTGCCGGGGCGGCCGACTCGTCATCGGCACCCACTTACCAGCCAGGCGATACCGTTCCTGTGCGTCTGGAAGGCGTCGTTAACGAGGTGGAGTTGGTGCGCACCGACGATGCCGATCGCGATACCTCGCTAGAGGTCCTGGCTGTTGGTGAAGGAGGCAGCCTCGAAATCGTCGATACGGATCTACCAGGGAACTACCAGCTTACCAGCGTCGAGAGCCGCCTTCCGCTGCCAAGCGACACTCGCACGGACCCTCGGACAAACGTCGTTGATCGCTTTGCGGTCAACCTGTTTGATACTCAAGAAAGCAGCGTTTCCACCAAACCGGACGTTGAAATCGGATACCAGAGGGTAACCGCGACCAGCGCGGGCATCGAGTCACGCCGCGAGTATTGGCGTCTGCTTCTGATGCTCGCGCTCGCCGTATTGCTCGGCGAATGGTGGCTGTACAGTCGGCGGGTGAGCTAGCAGCATATTGAGTGAGTTGGTTTCGCTGTCCGAACGAAAACAAATACACAAATACCAGCCCGAAGCGCCAGCGAGGGACGAGATGGACGGTCTCGCTGGCGCTTCGGGTTAGTGAATCAACAGCCAGCTAACCATGCACCGACAAATTGAGTTTAAACGCGTCGGGCAACGAACAGGATCAAGAGAATTAACAAAATCGTTCCTAGAATTCCACCGCCAATATACATTTCAATCTCTCCGCAAGGGTTAATAGAATCCGCGTTGAAGTAACACGCGGACTGAACGAAGAGCTGTAGTAGCAACCGCCGTGCCAATGCGTTCGCAAAACGATATTTAGAGGAAACAGCCGGTTCGAGTGCCTGATGAGGTTCGCCCGCGAAGACCTCGCTTGGCGATCTCTTTCGAATCGAACGAGGACCGCTGCTGAAGTGTTACGAGGTCTAGTGTGGTGCAACGAGTGGTTGCAAGGCCGGCCTCGGTAGCGTTCCTAAACGCCCAAAGCTGTTCGCAATTGCTCGTGGAACTTAGGTATGTTTTCATAGGGGGACTCATCCTCATATTCGAGGATGACGTACCCTTGATAGCCAGAGTCTTTGAGAATGTCTCCAATCCGTGGCAAGTCGGCCGGATAGATTTTTCCAGCGGGCGTTTTCATGCTGGCTTTGACTTGCACATTGACTGCGTAGGGGGCACAAGCGGCGAGATCAGCATAGGGGGTCTCGCTGTGAAAGTTACCGGTATCAAGATTGATGCCGATCCATGGGCTGTCCACTCGCCGCATGATTTCTAGCATGTTTGCGGCTGTGAGATTCCCATGGTTCTCCACGCCGATGAAGACACCTTGGGTCGCTGCGTGGGCAGCGCATTGGCTGAGTGCCGCAATCGCCTCGTCAAGCCGATTCGTGTCTTCGTTGAGATCCTTAGCGGTGCCAGCAAAGAACCGCACGTGGGGTGCTCCGAGGACGGCGGCGCGGTCGATCCACTGCTTCGCCGCAGCGACTTCGTCATCGAGTCGTTGGCCTCGTCCGACGGTGAAATTATTTCCAATTGCTGTTCCTGAGATCGCTACGCCCCGCAGGAACGCCGCGTGTCGCAACGACAACAAATAGGCTTGGTCACAGGCTGGGGGAAAGAAGTAGCTGGTCAGTTCCGCGGCATCAAAGTTTTGGGCGACACAGTAATCAAGAAAATCCAACATGTCGATTTCTTGACTGCCCTGCGGAACTTCCTGTCTCCTGCCACGGGAAAAACCGAAGTACTCTCGTAGGGAATAGGCAGCCAATCCAATACTCAGTCGAGGCGGACCGGTTCGTTGAAACGGCCCACGGCCGAAAGCAGACGAAGCAGTGGCCGACGCAGCAGCAAGCCCAACAAGAAAATCACGACGCTGCATAAGAAACACCTTGTGCGAGAACTGATCGGTTCACTTTGAAACAGCCTGTTGACGCTGATAGGCTGACTGAGCAGCATAACCGACGGCGGCTGTGGTGTCATCTTTTCAGTCGTCTGCTTTGCTGGAGTCTTTGATGACAAAGCGTGCTTTCAAACGCGCTACTTCGCTGGCCAAGTTTGCTGTCTTGACGGATCGCAATACCTCTTCGAAATCCTTGTATGCTGCAGGTGCTTCATCCATTGGATATTGTCGGCAGTTACTCAGAATGTCGTGTTGATCCAGCTCGCTGTCGATGGTCGATTGATTGAGCGTGCGTTTGGCTTGTCTCCTTCCGAGCACACGTCCAGCACCATGATTGACGCTAAACCGAGACTTCGACGCACCAGCATCCGCGACCATCACCGCCGAGCCGTCTCGCGGATTACCGGGCAACAGAATGGGGTGTCCTGAATTAGCAAAGGGTGTCCCACGCAGTGCATGGTGCCCAGCTGGGTAAGCTCGGGTTGCGCCCTTACGGTGGACCCATGCCGGTTGGCTGTCAACAATTTCCTTTTTGGCAATGTTGTGACTGATGAAGTAGACGAGCCGACCGGTCGTGCCGGGGATCACTTCCTGAAACGCTTCGAGAACAAGCGCATTGATCATCAAATGATTCACCGTCGCGAAGTTTGCACCCAATGCCATATCGTCGAGATAGTCATTCGCTTCGGACGTTCCCAAGGGCGCATAGACCAGTTCGCGATCCCGTCCGGGAAGTGGAATCCCCCAGCGATCGAACTTGGCCTGGAGGGTCTTGAATTGGCCCGATGCCAAATTATGTCCGAAGCCACGAGATCCACAGTGAGATAGAAACGCAACATGGTTATCGCGCAGCCCGAATACGTCGGCGACTTCGCGAGCGAGATTGCTATCGTCGACGGAAACGACCTCGCATTCGCCAAAGTGATTACCACCACCATACGAACCGAGCTGTGACATCTTGTCGGAAAAGTTGCTCATGTGTCGTTGTTCGAGCAATACGTCCAAGCGTGCCTCCAACGCCGATTGCGATTCGTCGTGGCCGACATGAAATGCATCCTCGCAATACTCTGCCCATTCCGATGGAATGCCGAGCTGTTCACACACGCTTTGGCTAGCGCCCTCAACAACCAACTGCTTGCCCAGCGTACGGTTGACTGATCGCGACTTGGTGACGTTACGTTGGCCCTTCCCGGCGCCGGTAGGCGTGCGTTGGCAGATCGCAGAAATCAACGCCCGCCGAGTTTTGCGATCATCGACTGCCTCGGCGGGCAAGTCCAGTTGCAACAAACTCATCGAGCATTTGATGTCGACACCCACAGGTCCGGGATAGATGTGAGTCGGTGAGATCATCACACAGCCTACCGGAGCACCGTATCCCAAGTGCGCGTCGGGGTTCAAAATGACATCTGTCACCCCCGGTGCCTGCATCGAATTGATCGCTTGTTGCAAGCAGACTTCATCAAATGTCTCGCGGATTGCCTGCGTTCCAATCACCGTGATCGGTTTGGTCGTCGCGGTCGGCAACATCGCTGTCGCTTCACCGGTGGGAATGAGGCGGACGGGAGCGGATTGAGCAGACATGAGAGCGAGGGGGTAGCAGCTTGGTGAGTTAGTTGCGTTCGCTGTCCGAATGCGCAAATACGAATCCGAAACGCAGGCGAGGGACGAGATCGACTATCTCGCTGGTGCGCCTGGTTCGTAAATCAACAGGCAGTTAGGGCAACAGGAAGTTCATGGTTCAGGATGAGAGAGGTCCGTGACGGTTCAGAGGTTCAGGGGAGAGCGGGTAGTTCGAGGCACAACAACGTGTCGTTGCCTCGGACTAGAAAACAGTTGCCTGCTATGATTGGGGCCGACCAGCAGGGGTAGGTGATTGCTGGCCGTTCGTCGGTGGCGATGTCGAGTGGCCATACGCCAAGCTGATCAAAACGCTCCGGTGTGCAACGAGCAAGATGCAATTCACCATCCTCTTGGAGAATTATCAGCACATCTCCAATTCGCGAAGCCGTGCTGCGGCGACGCGCCAGCGAGGTCCACTGTACCTCTCCTGTCGAGAATTCAAGACAACGAAAATCGCTGTCGGGAGCGTTGCGACCACTGCAGGCGTATAAGTAACCATCCTGCAGCACCGGCGTCGATAAGTGCGACCTCAGACTCTGGGCGCGACGGTTGCCTGCTTCATCTGCCCAGACGACTTCGAACTTGGCGTCGCCATGGCTGATTGTGATTTCGAAGAGGCTCGCACCCATTTCGTAGCATTCGCTGATCAGGACTCGATTGCCATCGACTACCGGCACCATCGCGTTGACGCTTTCAACAAGATTGGAGCGATAGTGAACGCTGCCAATCGATTTGCCGTTTTGTGGATCGATCACGTGCAAGCCCTCGCGGGCGAAGAATAAGACATAGTCATGATCGTTCAAGTGAACCGTCCGCGGGCTGCTGTAGCTGGCTAGGTCGTCGCCACACTTCCAGAGTTCCTTGCCAGTGTGACGATCAAACGCTACCACGAG of the Allorhodopirellula heiligendammensis genome contains:
- a CDS encoding sugar phosphate isomerase/epimerase family protein translates to MLDFLDYCVAQNFDAAELTSYFFPPACDQAYLLSLRHAAFLRGVAISGTAIGNNFTVGRGQRLDDEVAAAKQWIDRAAVLGAPHVRFFAGTAKDLNEDTNRLDEAIAALSQCAAHAATQGVFIGVENHGNLTAANMLEIMRRVDSPWIGINLDTGNFHSETPYADLAACAPYAVNVQVKASMKTPAGKIYPADLPRIGDILKDSGYQGYVILEYEDESPYENIPKFHEQLRTALGV
- a CDS encoding tyrosine/phenylalanine carboxypeptidase domain-containing protein, whose product is MSPDLKCRIAELDSRLIKLVKPIRVLQFLNWPDSIEETFLEGWRMGHPTLPVVDFRVPEWGNEIAALDDFVAKCDDDDPIMQFLQRTAWSYAEAGRMLMAAGTPEFAERSIHLYGRPDDAYATQSFTGVDAATFLLEKTDHLLRGASIEPTDANLTAEQFAGRLQQAIDAYFVDDAIDVVVDNELSSKAIAGTTRIRIRGSAVFSDLDFDQLYHHEALVHVATAINGRRQTNLRSLGLGAPRTTRTQEGIAVFAELATRASDIKRHDHTRPLLRFGVSSAPPLCSALGT
- a CDS encoding outer membrane protein assembly factor BamB family protein, producing MMTCTLLICSACTSLRTVIAEQPGGPATASWPRFLNIDFSGAAKLEDGVGSAANWQWQQPTACRWSLSLGDGYGLGVIDQGAYFHFDAFESQERLRKIEMRSGKVLWSVSDPLSYRDMYGYETGPRCAPTIDDDQIFTLGVAGGLTARSIDDGKIQWRVETNEQYHVVQNFFGAGSAPLVLGDAVLVMIGGSPEIDQRIAPGRLERVSPDGSLVVAFDRHTGKELWKCGDDLASYSSPRTVHLNDHDYVLFFAREGLHVIDPQNGKSIGSVHYRSNLVESVNAMVPVVDGNRVLISECYEMGASLFEITISHGDAKFEVVWADEAGNRRAQSLRSHLSTPVLQDGYLYACSGRNAPDSDFRCLEFSTGEVQWTSLARRRSTASRIGDVLIILQEDGELHLARCTPERFDQLGVWPLDIATDERPAITYPCWSAPIIAGNCFLVRGNDTLLCLELPALP
- a CDS encoding RtcB family protein produces the protein MSAQSAPVRLIPTGEATAMLPTATTKPITVIGTQAIRETFDEVCLQQAINSMQAPGVTDVILNPDAHLGYGAPVGCVMISPTHIYPGPVGVDIKCSMSLLQLDLPAEAVDDRKTRRALISAICQRTPTGAGKGQRNVTKSRSVNRTLGKQLVVEGASQSVCEQLGIPSEWAEYCEDAFHVGHDESQSALEARLDVLLEQRHMSNFSDKMSQLGSYGGGNHFGECEVVSVDDSNLAREVADVFGLRDNHVAFLSHCGSRGFGHNLASGQFKTLQAKFDRWGIPLPGRDRELVYAPLGTSEANDYLDDMALGANFATVNHLMINALVLEAFQEVIPGTTGRLVYFISHNIAKKEIVDSQPAWVHRKGATRAYPAGHHALRGTPFANSGHPILLPGNPRDGSAVMVADAGASKSRFSVNHGAGRVLGRRQAKRTLNQSTIDSELDQHDILSNCRQYPMDEAPAAYKDFEEVLRSVKTANLASEVARLKARFVIKDSSKADD
- a CDS encoding DUF58 domain-containing protein yields the protein MEHSDIHAPASAAAAAVSAILLNMSDTSDLTTDSPAAGPPGVSAGRAEPLLSPALLHRLERLELVSRKIFRGRMKGERISRRKGQSVEFADFRNYVPGDDLRLIDWNLYARLDQLFLKLFQEEEDLHFYALVDTSASMNFGTPNKLRVAKQLAAALGYIGLCRGDRVCVQALGGAGRSAPVVRSRSGLWKMLQYLDGLVPAPAHDPSANTSLHDGVKDFVLRGVSTGVVVLITDLMDKAGYESALRMLIGRQMDVFVLQVLSQEELDPPVRGDRRLIDAEDGEAAEITVNQYVIDKYHETLQAFLHDARQYCAQRSIMHVLVPTDTPVETVMTRYLRSRGVVR
- a CDS encoding vWA domain-containing protein, with product MIAVPRALAALSWIPALTGVWPWALLAAVPIGIILMYFLKLRREPIEVPSTYLWSRTIEDLHVNSLLQRLRNSILLLLQLLAVLLAAAALFRPGVRGQTSSLGRIVFLLDTSASMQAPAADADNGHSETRFEQARRRIGERVESMQDHESAMLITFSDRAEVMQGFTSDRGRLRDALARCQVTNRPTDILAALRAADGLANARRVSNTDGSDGSDGSDGSDGESGADAIPAELQLYSDGNFAATLDIDLGNLQPVYHAIGSEQTKNLAITSFSATRNLQDPTQVEAFATVVNTGGEAVATEASLFLEGRLVDATEISLAPGEQSGMSFTVEAADAIRLRFSINVDDDLSLDNTAYAALTPAGLVSVLVVTAGNRPLELGLTTDKAKRIASCEFVTPDYLTSDAYAKRATTGRDDLMIFDRCKPPKLPATHTFTIGELPSEDWKWTTPTGGLTLIDIDRGHPILRYLEMYSLLVFSGRGIEGPEGTSTLVESDLGTVMAVAPRGGYRDLVLGFAMVDEDADGVPQANTNWYAERSWPVFLLNVLRYLAGAADSSSAPTYQPGDTVPVRLEGVVNEVELVRTDDADRDTSLEVLAVGEGGSLEIVDTDLPGNYQLTSVESRLPLPSDTRTDPRTNVVDRFAVNLFDTQESSVSTKPDVEIGYQRVTATSAGIESRREYWRLLLMLALAVLLGEWWLYSRRVS